In the Kribbella sp. NBC_00482 genome, one interval contains:
- a CDS encoding regulatory protein RecX yields the protein MARTILLDKLSGQPRTRAELADVLAERDIPDEVADAVLDRFTDVGLIDDAAFANAWVESRHRGRGLGKRALAQELRRRGVDDELARDALEELQPEQEEEKARELVRRKLRSMRSLERQVAMRRLLGMLARKGYPGGLAMTVIKEELDAAHEELPLLDSSGLEPE from the coding sequence GTGGCTCGGACGATCTTGCTGGACAAATTGTCGGGACAGCCACGGACCCGGGCCGAGTTGGCCGATGTGCTGGCGGAGCGGGACATTCCGGACGAGGTGGCCGACGCGGTGCTGGATCGGTTCACCGACGTCGGGTTGATCGACGATGCCGCGTTCGCGAATGCGTGGGTGGAGTCGCGGCATCGCGGGCGTGGGCTGGGGAAGCGGGCGCTGGCACAGGAGCTTCGGCGGCGCGGGGTGGACGACGAGTTGGCGCGGGATGCGCTCGAGGAGCTGCAACCTGAGCAGGAAGAGGAGAAGGCTCGCGAGCTGGTACGGCGGAAGTTGCGGTCGATGCGTTCGCTGGAGCGGCAGGTGGCGATGCGGCGGCTGCTCGGAATGCTGGCGCGCAAGGGATATCCGGGCGGCCTCGCGATGACCGTCATCAAAGAAGAGCTCGACGCCGCCCACGAAGAGTTGCCGCTCCTCGACTCCTCCGGTCTCGAACCCGAGTAG